The genome window ACGGCACAACCATCCATTAGGGAGGCTTATATGCCCGCTGTATATTTTGACCACAATGCCACCACCCCGGTGCGCCCCGAAGTGCTGGAGGCCATGCTGCCCTACTATCAGAATGGTTACGGCAACGCCTCCAGCCTTCACGCCCAGGGAAGGGCGGCCCGCCAGGCCCTGGAGGACTCCCGCCGAAAGATAGCCGCGGTGCTGAACTGCGAACCGGCGGAGATAGTCTTCACCGGCTCGGGCACCGAAGCGGACAACCACGCCATCAAGGGCGTGTTTTTTGCTAATGGGGCCGGCCGGCCGGGCCTGGTCACTTCCAAAATAGAGCACCATGCGGTGCTGCATTCCTTTGAATATCTGGAAAAACACCACGGGGCCAAGCCGGTTTACATCGGGGTTGACTCCGAAGGCCGGCTGGACCTGGAGGCCCTGAAACAGGCGGTGACACCGGAAACTTCCCTGGTCTCCGTGATGCACGCCAACAACGAGGTGGGGACCATCCAGCCCCTGGCTGAGATCGCCGACATCTGTCATTCCCAGAATGCTTATTTCCACACCGACGCCATCCAGACCTTTGGCAAGCTCGAGACCGACGTCAAAAAGCTGGGGGTGGACCTGCTGTCGATCTCCGGGCACAAGATCTACGCCCCCAAGGGGGTGGGGGCGCTCTACATCAAAAAGGGCACCAAACTCCATTCCCTGATCCACGGCGGCGGCCACGAAAGAAACCGCCGGGCCGGCACCGAGAACGTGGCGGGAATAGTGGCGTTGGCCAGGGCCGCCGAGCTGGCGGCCGGGGAACGGGAATCCCAGGTCCTGAAACTCTCCGGATTAAGGGAGCGGCTGTGGCAGGGCCTGCAGAAAAACATCACCCATATCAGGCGCAACGGCTCCCTGACCCAGGGGCTGCCGGGCACCCTCAACATCAGCTTTGAGTTCATAGAAGGCGAGTCCATTCTGCTGTCGCTGGACATCAAGGGCATCGCCTCCTCCTCGGGCTCGGCCTGCACCTCCGGTTCGCTGGAGCCATCCCACGTGCTGGCGGCCATGGGGGTGCCCACCGAAACGGCCCAGGGCTCGGTGCGCTTCAGCCTGGGACGGGAGAATACCGAGCAGG of bacterium contains these proteins:
- the nifS gene encoding cysteine desulfurase NifS; protein product: MPAVYFDHNATTPVRPEVLEAMLPYYQNGYGNASSLHAQGRAARQALEDSRRKIAAVLNCEPAEIVFTGSGTEADNHAIKGVFFANGAGRPGLVTSKIEHHAVLHSFEYLEKHHGAKPVYIGVDSEGRLDLEALKQAVTPETSLVSVMHANNEVGTIQPLAEIADICHSQNAYFHTDAIQTFGKLETDVKKLGVDLLSISGHKIYAPKGVGALYIKKGTKLHSLIHGGGHERNRRAGTENVAGIVALARAAELAAGERESQVLKLSGLRERLWQGLQKNITHIRRNGSLTQGLPGTLNISFEFIEGESILLSLDIKGIASSSGSACTSGSLEPSHVLAAMGVPTETAQGSVRFSLGRENTEQEVDYVIAELPAMISRLRQMSPIAPKESCQINGKSS